From Opisthocomus hoazin isolate bOpiHoa1 unplaced genomic scaffold, bOpiHoa1.hap1 HAP1_SCAFFOLD_47, whole genome shotgun sequence:
GTCCTCGTGGTGTCACCGCGTGTCCCTGAGGTCGAGAGGTGATCCCAGGGTGTCACGGGGCGGTGTTGGCCACCGCCGCGTGGTGCTCGCTGAGTCTGGGGCCACCCAGAGGCCTCCTGGGGTGTCCTGAGGTGTTTGAGAGGGTCATCAGCCCCCCCCATGGCACCCAGTGAGGTTTCAAGGGGCTGCCTGGAGCCCTCCTGGAGCTggcagggggtccccggggtgtccccgggTCAACACTGGCCACCCCACAGCACTCGCCGAGTCCTCGTGGGGACACCCAGAGCCCTCCTGGAGGTggcagggggtccccggggggtccCCAGGTCGACACTGGGTGCCCCACAGCACTCGCTGAGTCCTCGTGGGGACACCCAGAGCCCtcctggaggtggtggggagtccccagggtgtccccggGGTGACACTGGCCACCCCACAGCACTCGCTGAGTCCTCGTGGGGACACCCAGAGTTCTCCTGGAGGTggcagggggtccccggggggtccccgggtCAACACTGGGTGCCCCACAGCACTCACCAAGTCCTCATGGGGACACCCAGAGCCCTCttgggggtggcagggggtccccggggtgtccccaggtCGACACTGGGTGCCCCACAGCACTCGCCGAGTCCTCGTGGGGACACCCGGAGCGCTCCTGGAGGTGGTTGGGGGCTGTCTGAGGCCACCACCCTGCCCCCTCTTGGTCCCTTGGCCTGTCCTGtgtgtcctgcagccatgggggtccctggggtgtccTCGGGCACCTTGCCTCCCCCCTGACCCCCGTGTTCCCCCCCCCAGGCACCTGAAGAACCCCGTCATCGCCCAGAAGATTCAGAAGCTGATGGACGTGGGGCTGATCGCCATCCGGTGACGTCACCCCCCATCCCCCCCGcggggaccccccaagcccctgggGACACGGGCGTGGGAGGTcccgggggggttggggggtgctGCCCCTCCCACCCCCTGTCGTGTGTCGGTTGTGGGGCGCCGCGACCCCTAATAAAGAGCGGAGCAGTTGACAGGCCCGGTGTATGTGGGGGCCCGAATGCCTGGGTCccctcgggggggagggggggggggaaatggggggccCGAATGCCAGGGTCCCCTTGGAGGGGGTGGGAAATGGGGGCACCCAAACAGCAGTGTCCACCCTGGTGtcttgggtgggggggggggggggctactACCTGGGGGGCACCCGGGTGTCTGGGTTCCCCTCTCCAAAGGGGAAGCTGAGGCTGGGAGGGGGGCCGGGACCCCTGTGTGCTCTcccagctgggggggggtctcaTGTTGGGGACCCCGGGCCCCAGAgcgctggtggggggagggggggcggcgatggcgggggggggggggcgatggcGCAGGGGCGTCCGGGCCCGcagctcctccccccccccccccgtgacttCCTCTGCGGTGGCAGTGGGGCGGCTGGGGGTGGAGCGGGGGGAGCCCAGACGTCCGGGGCCACTTCCCccgtggggtgggaagggacccaggcgtccgggcgGGGAACCCAGGCGTGGGGCGATGGCGGGGCTGAAGACGGCGAGCGGGGAGGCCATCGACGGCTCCTTCGAGCTGCaggtggaggtggaggagggCGATGCTGCGGGGAACGCTGGCCcctcggcagcccccggcccctcggcagcccccagccccccggcagccccccgcaccctcGCCCTCCGCGTCACCGGGGACCTCCACGTCGGCGGGCTCATGCTCCTCATCGTGGAAACCGTCGGTGAGCGACCCACGGCGCGCCGGGTGGGCCCAGGCGGCCGGGCCCCACATCTCTGGGCCCCACGGGGAAGGGCGCAGgcgcccgggcccccccccctcccccccccgtggGCATCACGCGGTGCTGAGTGGCAGCGGGTGGGGGCAGGATCCGGCCTCGGAGGGGGCCGAGGGGTCCCCCCGCTTCCATGTCAGCCCCTGGCCGGGGCGATAAGGGAACCGCAGGGTATAAATAGCCCCGGGGGTGGGGCCGGGACACCTGGGtcctccctgtgtccccccccaccatCCCCATGACCCTCTGACACCCCCCTGCCGTGGTTTGGGGGTACagcagagacacccccccccctttagCACCCCATTACCCCCCCAACGCCCCTACAGCACCCACTAACCCTCCTCTAGCACCTCGTAGCTACCCCGTAGCACCCTGTACCCCCCCCATAGCACCCCGCAGCCCTGTTCCGGCCCCCCCCTCTGCAGCCCCTAGCCCTGctgcggcccccccccgccccgtagcCCCCCCGTAACAGCCCTGGTGCCCGCAGGGGTGCAGCGGGACTGGTCGGACCACGCGCTGTGGTGGGCGCAGCGGCGGCAGTGGCTCCTGCGCCCCGGGCGCACCCTGGACGCGCTGGGGGTCGGGGGGGACGCGCGGCTCCGCTTCACCCCCCAGCACCGAGCCCTGCGCCTGCGCCTGCCCAACCGCCGCTGCCTGCGCCTGCGCCTCTCCTTCGCCCAGCCCCTGACCCACGCCGTCGCCCAGGCCTGCCGCCTGCTCGGTGcgcgccgggggggccgggggggcacgggggggtggaggggggggcgTTGGGGAGCATTGGGGGAGCGCAGGGGCattggagggggctggggggggggcactggggtcctTTGGGGTCTGTTGGAGGGGCCTGGGGGGTGATgcagggggcctgggggggcattggggtccgttggagggttctggggggtgatgtagggggcctgggggggcattggggtccgttggagggttctggggggtgatgggggggcctGGGAGAgcattggggtccgttggaggAGCCTGGGGGTGATGAGGGGGCCTGGGAgggcattggggtccgttggagggttctggggggggcctggggggcattggggtccgttggagggttctggggggtgatggggggggcttgggggggcactggggtcctTTGGGGTCTGTTGGAGGGGCCTGGGGGGTGAtgcagggggtcctgggggggcattggggtccgttggagggttctgggggggtcctgggggtcctgggggggcattggggtccgttggagggttctggggggtgatagaggggcctgggggggcattggggtccgttggagggttctggggggtgatggggggcatTGGGGTCCATTGGAGGAGCCTGGGGGGTGAtgcagggggcttgggggggcattggggtccgttggaggaacctggggggtgatggggcgggtgggggggcactggggtcctTTGGGGTCTGTTGAAGGGGCCTGGGGGGTGATgcagggggcctgggggggcattggggtccgttggagggttctggggggtgatgggggggcctGGGAGAgcattggggtccgttggaggAGCCTGGGGGTGATGAGGGGGCCTGGGAgggcattggggtccgttggagggttctggggggagcctggaggggcattggggtccgttggagggtactggggggtgatgggggggcctGGGAGAGCATTGGGGTGCATTGGAGGggcctggggggtgatgggggggcctgggggggcattggggtccgttggagggttctggggggtgatggggggggcttgggggggcactggggtcctTTGGGTTCTGTTGGAGGGGCCTGGGGGGTGAtgcagggggtcctgggggggcattggggtccgttggagggttctggggggggcctgggggtcctgggggggcattggggtccgttggagggTTCTGGGGGGTGATAGACGGgcctgggggggcattggggtccgttggagggttctggggggtgatggggggcatTGGGGTCCATTGGAGGAGCCTGGGGGGTGAtgcagggggcttgggggggcattggggtccgttggaggaacctggggggtgatggggcgggtgggggggcactggggtcctTTGGGTCTGTTGGAGGGGCCTGGGGGGTGATgcagggggcctgggggggcattggggtccgttggagggttctggggggtgatgggggggcctGGGAGAGCATTGGGGTCCATTGGAGGggcctggggggtgatgggggggcctgggggggcattggggtccgttggagggttctggggggggcctggggggcattggggtccgttggagggttctggggggtgatggggggggcttgggggggcactggggtcctTTGGGGTCTGTTGGAGTGCCCTGGGGGGTGAtgcagggggcttgggggggcattggggtacGTTGGAGGAgcctggggggtgatgggggggcttgggggggcattggggtcctTTGGGTTCTGTTGGAGGGGCCTGGGGGGTGATgcagggggcctgggggggcattggggtctgTTGGAGCGttctggggggtgatgggggggcctgggggggcattggggtccattggagggtgatggggggggcttgggggggcactggggtcctTTGGGGTCTGTTGGAGTGCCCTGGGGGGTGAtgcagggggcttgggggggcattggggtacGTTGGAGGAgcctggggggtgatgggggggcttgggggggcattggggtccgttggaggagcctggggggtgatgggggggcctgggggggcactggggtcctTTGGGGTCTGTTGGAGGggcctggggggtgatggggggggcctgggggggcactggggtcctTTGGGGTCTGTTGGAGGGGCCTGGGGGGTGAtgcagggggcttggggggcattggggtccgttggagggttctgaggggtgatgggggggcctgggggggcattggggtccgttggagggttctggggggtgatagaggggcctgggggggcattggggtccgttggagggttctggggggtgatgggggcatTGGGGTCCATTGGAGGAGCCTGGGGGGTGAtgcagggggcttgggggggcattggggtccgttggaggaacctggggggtgatggggcgggtgggggggcactggggtcctTTGGGGTCTGTTGAAGGGGCCTGGGGGGTGATgcagggggcctgggggggcattggggtccgttggagggttctggggggtgatgggggggcctGGGAGAgcattggggtccgttggaggAGCCTGGGGGTGATGAGGGGGCCTGGGAgggcattggggtccgttggagggttctgggggggcctgggggggcattggggtccgttggagggttctggggggtgatggggggggcttggggggggcactggggtcctTTGGGGTCTGTTGGAGGGGCCTGGGGGGTGAtgcagggggtcctgggggggcattggggtccgttggagggttctgggggggtcctgggggtcctgggggggcattggggtccgttggagggttctggggggtgatagaggggcctgggggggcattggggtccgttggagggttctggggggtgatggggggcatTGGGGTCCATTGGAGGAGCCTGGGGGGTGAtgcagggggcttgggggggcattggggtccgttggaggaacctggggggtgatggggcgggtgggggggcactggggtcctTTGGGGTCTGTTGAAGGGGCCTGGGGGGTGATgcagggggcctgggggggcattggggtccgttggagggttctggggggtgatggggggggcttgggggggcactggggtcctTTGGGTTCTGTTGGAGGGGCCTGGGGGGTGAtgcagggggtcctgggggggcattggggtccgttggagggttctggggggggcctgggggtcctgggggggcattggggtccgttggagggttctggggggtgatagaggggcctgggggggcattggggtccgttggagggttctggggggtgatggggggcatTGGGGTCCATTGGAGGAGCCTGGGGGGTGAtgcagggggcttgggggggcattggggtccgttggaggaacctggggggtgatggggcgggtgggggg
This genomic window contains:
- the LOC142359504 gene encoding fermitin family homolog 3-like; this encodes MAGGGGRWRRGVRARSSSPPPPVTSSAVAVGRLGVERGEPRRPGPLPPWGGKGPRRPGGEPRRGAMAGLKTASGEAIDGSFELQVEVEEGDAAGNAGPSAAPGPSAAPSPPAAPRTLALRVTGDLHVGGLMLLIVETVGVQRDWSDHALWWAQRRQWLLRPGRTLDALGVGGDARLRFTPQHRALRLRLPNRRCLRLRLSFAQPLTHAVAQACRLL